The following are encoded together in the Adhaeribacter arboris genome:
- a CDS encoding FAD-binding oxidoreductase — MELPIGIKPLELPDDEWTNAHQNFTQKLKKDASFELTVSDPEFKQKYPTFKEKYNKITENFQWLIKHAIDNKIRLRAMGSGWSLSKVAVSEDGIINTKKLTLKAELAAVHLSDTYLQNGGDPTNLLFAQCGNEIIRINSSLEKEQNPAKSLCMSGGSNGQTIVGAFSTGTHGAAFQTRGSLCDCVVAMHIIVGPDRHIWLERASYPVTSSAFHEWTKAEVIRNDELFNAALVSFGSFGFIHSVIIKVEPKFLLVQQLQKVPYNLALENAIKFNDFSGLIAKLKLPVEQLYHFELAINPHNFKQDGQTEEVYLRLMYKQPYQPNYTPFDPNQNGKFTYGDDVLGIIQSVLDRIEKLPGKIELKLIPKTVNELFEVAYDRPESAIGTIGETFRNTIFRGQLFSSGFAFDQKDIPVVTQLFLKMNKELPFTGVMAFRFVKGTQATLGFCKFEHSCVLELDGADTELNYQFIELFAQKLESENIPYTVHWGKINRFLNKERVRRIYGDTVIESWLSCRRSLLNENTRKVFNNEFLKHCGLDENLEDIV, encoded by the coding sequence ATGGAACTTCCTATCGGAATAAAGCCCTTAGAATTACCCGACGACGAATGGACCAATGCACATCAAAATTTTACTCAGAAATTAAAGAAAGATGCCTCTTTTGAATTAACGGTTTCAGATCCCGAGTTCAAACAAAAATACCCTACGTTTAAAGAAAAGTACAACAAAATTACCGAAAATTTTCAGTGGCTGATTAAACATGCTATTGATAACAAAATAAGGCTGCGGGCCATGGGTAGCGGCTGGTCATTAAGTAAAGTGGCCGTTTCGGAAGATGGCATTATTAATACTAAAAAACTTACTTTAAAAGCCGAATTAGCGGCAGTACATCTATCCGATACTTATCTGCAAAATGGTGGGGATCCCACTAACCTGCTGTTTGCCCAATGCGGTAACGAAATCATCCGGATAAACAGTTCACTGGAGAAAGAACAGAATCCAGCTAAATCGTTATGCATGTCAGGAGGTAGTAACGGCCAAACTATAGTAGGCGCCTTTAGTACCGGAACCCACGGGGCAGCATTCCAGACCAGGGGATCCTTGTGCGATTGTGTGGTAGCCATGCATATAATTGTGGGGCCGGACCGCCATATATGGCTGGAGCGGGCTTCTTACCCGGTTACCTCATCTGCTTTTCACGAATGGACAAAGGCCGAAGTGATCCGGAACGATGAATTATTTAACGCCGCCCTGGTGAGCTTTGGTAGCTTCGGGTTTATTCATAGCGTAATAATAAAAGTAGAACCTAAATTTTTACTAGTCCAGCAACTCCAGAAAGTACCGTATAACCTTGCCCTGGAAAACGCTATAAAATTTAATGATTTTTCCGGTTTAATTGCCAAATTAAAGTTACCCGTCGAACAATTATATCATTTTGAATTAGCTATAAACCCCCATAATTTTAAACAAGATGGACAAACCGAAGAAGTTTATTTGCGGTTAATGTACAAGCAGCCTTACCAGCCCAATTACACCCCATTCGACCCGAATCAGAATGGAAAATTCACCTACGGCGATGATGTATTGGGCATTATACAATCCGTGCTGGATAGAATAGAGAAATTACCCGGCAAAATAGAGTTGAAACTCATACCTAAAACGGTGAATGAACTTTTTGAGGTAGCCTATGACCGCCCCGAATCTGCTATTGGTACTATTGGAGAAACCTTCCGAAACACCATATTTCGGGGCCAGTTATTTAGCTCCGGCTTTGCCTTCGACCAGAAAGACATACCAGTTGTTACTCAACTATTTTTAAAAATGAATAAAGAATTGCCTTTTACCGGAGTAATGGCTTTCCGGTTCGTGAAGGGTACGCAAGCTACCCTGGGTTTTTGCAAGTTTGAACATTCCTGTGTCTTAGAATTAGACGGAGCCGATACTGAATTAAATTATCAATTTATCGAGCTATTTGCGCAAAAACTGGAAAGCGAGAATATCCCGTATACCGTACACTGGGGTAAGATTAACCGGTTCCTGAATAAAGAACGGGTGAGAAGAATTTATGGTGATACCGTTATTGAAAGTTGGCTGAGTTGCCGGAGAAGTTTATTAAATGAAAATACCCGGAAAGTTTTTAATAATGAGTTTTTAAAGCATTGTGGATTAGACGAAAACTTGGAAGATATTGTTTAA
- a CDS encoding Bor/Iss family lipoprotein gives MGRLLASFFLTLVILLNAGCASTRLIGEYSCDSVQRSTATRVNLLWGIVQPKDIPAQCESKSICQVTTQSNLGFILLSTVTLGIVVPQKVVWCCCPSVEKIEKLD, from the coding sequence ATGGGCCGTCTACTTGCTTCTTTCTTTTTAACGCTAGTAATTCTTTTAAATGCGGGTTGTGCCAGTACCCGGTTAATTGGTGAATACAGTTGCGATAGTGTTCAACGCAGTACGGCTACCAGGGTAAACCTGCTTTGGGGCATTGTTCAGCCCAAAGATATTCCGGCCCAATGCGAATCGAAAAGCATTTGCCAGGTAACAACCCAATCCAACCTAGGATTCATTTTACTATCTACCGTCACTTTAGGCATTGTGGTGCCGCAAAAAGTTGTTTGGTGCTGCTGCCCAAGTGTAGAGAAAATAGAAAAACTTGACTAA
- a CDS encoding BLUF domain-containing protein — protein sequence MHHIMYMSTALVLVQEEELTAMLTQYRRNNLRDNITGMLLYSGEHYVQLIEGAEEALRKLFAKICQDYHHTNLIKLADGSISQRVFENWSMGFRSVDEAALTGLKGYVNPESVALPHPEEESPVQVLQQFIQHNMTDGRK from the coding sequence ATGCATCATATCATGTACATGAGTACCGCCCTGGTACTCGTCCAGGAAGAAGAATTAACCGCCATGTTAACCCAATACCGCCGCAACAATTTACGAGATAATATTACGGGGATGCTCTTATACAGTGGCGAGCATTACGTACAGTTAATTGAAGGAGCCGAAGAAGCCTTAAGAAAATTATTCGCCAAAATCTGCCAAGATTATCATCACACGAATTTGATTAAATTAGCCGATGGTTCCATCTCCCAACGTGTGTTTGAGAACTGGAGTATGGGTTTTAGAAGCGTCGATGAAGCTGCACTCACTGGTTTAAAAGGTTACGTTAATCCGGAAAGCGTTGCTTTACCCCACCCGGAGGAAGAGTCGCCGGTTCAGGTACTCCAACAATTTATTCAGCATAACATGACGGACGGCAGAAAGTAA
- a CDS encoding chemotaxis protein CheB, giving the protein MNKRNIVLIGASAGGFEAIRQLMAALPANLNAAILLSGTCRRM; this is encoded by the coding sequence ATGAACAAACGGAACATTGTGCTTATTGGGGCCTCCGCCGGTGGTTTCGAGGCCATCAGGCAACTCATGGCCGCGTTACCGGCCAATCTGAACGCCGCTATTTTATTGTCTGGCACATGTCGCCGGATGTAG
- a CDS encoding ATP-binding protein: MNQIIRLMQSSLKSFHTTIQDLTTIIEADTSKSEEKPEEIHLRELVESVKWDLQQLIEESRAKIEVTGEENISLHYPRKYFKSILYNLLNNALKYRSPVRTPVVVVAIKQVNGKIYLSVTDNGLGISEDQKIKYLPYLNASITT; encoded by the coding sequence ATGAATCAAATTATCAGGTTAATGCAGTCTTCTTTAAAAAGTTTTCATACCACCATTCAGGATTTAACCACCATTATTGAGGCGGATACGAGTAAGAGCGAAGAAAAACCAGAGGAAATACACCTTCGGGAGTTGGTAGAAAGTGTAAAATGGGATTTACAGCAATTAATAGAAGAATCGCGGGCCAAAATTGAGGTAACGGGGGAAGAGAACATTTCGCTGCATTATCCCAGAAAATACTTTAAAAGTATTCTGTATAATTTGTTAAACAATGCGCTAAAATACCGCTCCCCGGTCAGAACACCGGTGGTAGTAGTAGCAATAAAGCAAGTAAACGGAAAAATTTATTTATCTGTAACGGATAATGGTTTGGGTATTTCTGAGGACCAAAAGATAAAGTATTTACCTTATTTAAACGCTTCCATAACCACGTAG
- a CDS encoding PAS domain-containing protein, whose translation MENLNLHYLEIVAKSTNQVVFAYQLADNQFTLLNQAFEKVWSRNRKSVMKNPASLWKTIHPEDKSHLKQTFQDLREGALVNDIEFRIQTPKQPERWICLRPILLDDEQVIIGQAEDVTAVKKYNDY comes from the coding sequence ATGGAAAACCTGAATCTGCATTACTTAGAAATAGTAGCTAAAAGTACCAACCAAGTGGTTTTTGCCTACCAACTGGCAGATAATCAATTCACATTGCTGAACCAAGCCTTCGAGAAAGTATGGTCCCGGAACCGGAAGAGCGTTATGAAAAACCCGGCTTCTTTATGGAAAACAATTCATCCGGAGGATAAATCTCACTTAAAGCAAACCTTCCAGGATTTACGGGAGGGCGCCCTGGTTAACGATATCGAATTTCGCATTCAAACTCCTAAACAGCCCGAACGCTGGATTTGTTTACGGCCTATCCTTTTGGATGACGAACAGGTGATTATTGGCCAGGCCGAAGATGTAACGGCTGTCAAAAAATATAATGATTATTAA
- a CDS encoding ATP-binding protein → MENEQVQQFIATIENCSKQGTQLIQEFMRQEFLESSQTQVIKRRVELVQVINNFISNAIKVTPAGGKLP, encoded by the coding sequence TTGGAAAACGAACAGGTACAGCAGTTTATCGCTACCATTGAAAATTGCAGTAAGCAGGGAACCCAATTGATTCAGGAATTTATGCGACAAGAGTTTCTGGAATCTTCTCAAACCCAGGTTATCAAGCGGCGGGTAGAGTTGGTGCAGGTTATTAATAATTTCATTTCCAATGCCATTAAGGTTACGCCCGCTGGGGGGAAATTACCGTGA
- a CDS encoding GAF domain-containing protein encodes MIYSYDNLLQDLEAVRQISFVPSMLEIICQVTGMGFAAVARVTPDKWIACSVRDEVQFGLEAGGELPIKTTLCNEIRDHRKPIIIDNVAQDPEYNNHHTPKIYGLQSYISFPIILKNGTFFGTLCAIDSKPAQLNNKKIVDTFTMFAELLSYHLQSQDLLERSYCATVEL; translated from the coding sequence ATGATTTATTCGTACGACAACTTATTGCAGGATCTGGAAGCAGTAAGGCAAATATCCTTTGTTCCGAGTATGTTGGAAATTATTTGCCAAGTAACCGGAATGGGATTTGCCGCGGTGGCCCGGGTAACTCCCGATAAATGGATTGCCTGCAGTGTGCGGGACGAAGTGCAATTTGGCTTAGAGGCCGGGGGAGAGCTGCCCATTAAAACTACGCTCTGCAATGAGATTAGAGATCACCGGAAACCAATTATCATTGATAATGTGGCGCAAGACCCAGAGTATAATAACCATCATACGCCTAAAATATACGGGTTGCAAAGTTACATTTCCTTTCCTATTATTTTAAAAAATGGCACCTTTTTCGGCACGTTGTGCGCCATTGATTCGAAACCAGCGCAGTTGAACAACAAGAAAATTGTGGACACTTTCACCATGTTTGCCGAACTCTTATCCTATCATTTACAAAGTCAGGATTTACTGGAACGAAGTTACTGCGCCACCGTAGAATTATAG
- a CDS encoding membrane dipeptidase: protein MPQAEVFADIHCHTLLKYIQNDVVDIWEPIGRPRILEKLVGAVRSTAADLKNMAQGDVQIACIALTPPEQKILSFQGSISEKILAEFSSFLSTLPSDKISFYQSPAYDHFNQLNKEVRFYLGGQNISKKIKLESTGKKTKCRYVVARNFADIQNVLDANKDNKSERIIALVFTVESSHGLGTGHLSFNGAPNNFNVSEELILRRVDALKGINSPEVPAWTHSPLWMTMTHAFNNEVCGHAQPLTDLFRKILDYAEPFPPEKIPPKYQAALNGGITPLGKKIIERLLSIDAESLARADRGKRIHIDIKHMSTRSRQDYYTILDTYRAANPTDIIPVIMSHAAVNGKPSLNDQGFAPADLDSEWENSDSFNPWSINLYDEEIIRIHQSKGLIGLIFFEPILSGKKKRKGKIFWNEEDWAELFADQMEHIVKTVYNTGAADKKEIWDRICIGSDFDGTINPTDKFAASDQFPTFKKFLKRFLNQDRFNPYRDSAEVDELAEKICYKNVVEFLRRNF, encoded by the coding sequence ATGCCGCAAGCCGAAGTTTTTGCCGATATTCATTGCCATACGTTGCTGAAGTACATTCAGAATGACGTCGTAGATATATGGGAGCCCATTGGGCGACCTAGGATTTTGGAAAAATTGGTAGGTGCCGTTCGATCTACAGCGGCGGATTTAAAAAACATGGCCCAAGGCGATGTGCAAATTGCCTGTATAGCCTTAACACCGCCGGAGCAAAAGATTTTATCTTTTCAGGGATCTATTTCCGAAAAAATATTAGCTGAGTTTTCTTCTTTTTTAAGTACGCTTCCTTCCGATAAAATTTCCTTTTACCAATCGCCGGCCTACGATCATTTTAATCAGCTAAATAAAGAAGTTAGATTTTATTTGGGTGGCCAGAATATTTCGAAAAAAATTAAACTGGAATCTACGGGCAAAAAAACTAAGTGCCGCTACGTGGTGGCCCGCAATTTCGCCGACATTCAAAATGTTCTGGACGCCAATAAAGATAATAAATCTGAAAGAATTATAGCCCTTGTTTTTACGGTTGAATCGTCGCATGGTTTAGGTACCGGGCATTTAAGCTTTAATGGGGCACCCAATAATTTTAACGTAAGCGAAGAATTGATTTTGAGACGGGTAGATGCCCTTAAAGGCATTAATAGTCCGGAAGTACCGGCTTGGACGCATTCCCCCCTGTGGATGACCATGACACACGCTTTTAACAACGAGGTTTGCGGCCATGCCCAGCCGCTTACGGATTTGTTCCGGAAAATTCTGGATTATGCCGAACCTTTTCCGCCTGAAAAAATTCCCCCCAAGTATCAGGCCGCTTTAAACGGCGGTATTACCCCGTTAGGTAAAAAAATAATAGAAAGATTGCTAAGCATTGATGCCGAATCGTTAGCCAGAGCCGACCGCGGCAAGCGCATTCACATCGATATTAAGCACATGAGCACCCGAAGCCGTCAGGATTATTATACTATCTTAGATACCTACCGGGCGGCAAACCCCACCGATATAATTCCGGTAATTATGAGCCATGCGGCGGTAAATGGTAAGCCCAGTTTAAATGATCAAGGTTTTGCTCCGGCGGATCTGGATAGTGAGTGGGAAAACAGTGACTCTTTTAACCCTTGGAGTATCAATCTGTACGATGAGGAAATAATCCGAATTCATCAATCTAAAGGATTAATTGGCTTAATATTTTTTGAACCTATTTTATCGGGCAAGAAAAAACGAAAAGGTAAAATATTCTGGAACGAAGAAGATTGGGCCGAGTTGTTCGCCGACCAGATGGAGCATATAGTAAAAACCGTGTATAACACCGGAGCCGCGGATAAAAAGGAAATTTGGGACCGCATTTGTATTGGTTCTGATTTCGACGGAACCATCAACCCAACCGACAAATTTGCGGCCTCCGATCAATTCCCGACTTTCAAGAAATTTCTGAAAAGGTTCTTGAATCAAGATAGATTTAATCCTTACCGCGATAGTGCGGAAGTAGATGAATTGGCAGAAAAAATTTGCTACAAAAACGTGGTGGAATTTTTAAGAAGAAATTTCTAA